A window of the Myripristis murdjan chromosome 15, fMyrMur1.1, whole genome shotgun sequence genome harbors these coding sequences:
- the npas4l gene encoding neuronal PAS domain-containing protein 4-like gives MSICCDSCKCHVSAPCTSHQCTVSQRRAVCRRSRSTKGASKARRDHINSEIRNMRALLPFAREEQERLSYLHSMAAICTYIRKSVLFKGFPAGERSDCSLPYEAFLQALHGFILVTTTQGRLVYVSENVADYLGHSMVDVLQGDTVYDMVDRSDIDTVKSNLDIDNNSSAERSFVCCMHTSKVFRLQNGSCCSMLVRGSFQPFPRAYPVFSPACPTEELLFVALCTPTVDRLQSTDSTHFCQSFSSVHRLDMTFTQLSDSVFYFLGYSAEEMSGRSWYSLLHPEDLSLSANSHKSLMQADEGFQVEMVLRLQHKDLSWTWVYVRASKDSERQEVSCTNYIISETEARFLLQKINSHAFRPLPQTNPCHSSAAQRPDSQRYSPTGFLKRQRSSNSQSEEPSAKTKRGYKRDIISVACASSRGDSSPVPMGDNLALFTPPYSPASSNSPLQTEELSPDLLMDVHDYTDQLLSSPEGSPSYYSYPEAGPTCHQSPPESLPAATEPAFDHGAISMTSACSPDPSLSPTCNFQASTADARLVPDSLSVSDLCESPADCTLHQDDLSLLEQPQGGSSFQLNPILSLHSSLLTPNPSPTTQGSFQYNETEQVEISILAQQISSLASSFDMYRNMSSIQNTPQLATGSLSSTCDWLHRPAFPTVLPIKPELVLEDEVFDSILKDLDVVAGKGSMSGSAAVSHSYQQGLLCGRNLTPANIAMDPFTFRLGSHDQNTGLHQLNHLLHSSLQQDGLVEENLY, from the exons ATGAGTATTTGCTGCGACTCCTGTAAATGTCATGTAAGCGCTCCCTGCACCTCGCATCAGTGCACTGTGAGCCAGCGCCGGGCTGTCTGCAGAAGATCCAG ATCCACCAAAGGGGCGTCCAAAGCTCGGCGGGACCACATCAATAGCGAGATCAGGAACATGCGTGCACTGTTGCCCTTCGCCCGGGAGGAACAGGAGCGTCTGTCCTACCTGCACTCCATGGCTGCCATCTGCACCTACATCAGGAAGTCTGTCCTCTTCAAGG GATTCCCAGCTGGGGAGAGATCTGACTGCTCTCTGCCATACGAGGCCTTTCTTCAAGCCCTGCATGGTTTTATCCTGGTCACCACCACTCAGGGGAGGCTGGTCTATGTGTCAGAAAACGTAGCTGACTACCTGGGTCACTCCATG GTGGATGTGCTTCAAGGAGACACTGTGTATGATATGGTGGATCGCTCTGATATTGATACTGTGAAGTCAAACCTGGACATTGACAACAACTCATCAGCAG agaggaGCTTTGTTTGCTGTATGCACACGTCCAAGGTCTTCAGGCTCCAGAATGGCAGCTGCTGCTCCATGCTGGTCCGAGGGAGCTTCCAGCCGTTCCCCAGGGCCTATCCAGTCTTTTCCCCAGCCTGTCCGACCGAGGAGCTTCTGTTCGTGGCTCTCTGTACCCCGACAGTCGACCGCCTGCAGAGCACAGACTCGACCCACTTCTGTCAGAGCTTCAGCAGCGTCCACAGACTAGACATGACCTTCACTCAGCTGTCAGACAG tgttttttattttctgggcTATTCAGCCGAAGAAATGTCTGGTCGATCGTGGTACAGTCTCCTCCACCCTGAAGACCTCTCCTTGAGTGCAAATTCTCATAAAAGTCTGA TGCAGGCAGATGAGGGCTTCCAGGTAGAGATGGTGCTGAGGCTCCAGCACAAGGATCTGTCGTGGACATGGGTCTATGTTCGAGCCAGCAAAGACTCTGAGCGCCAGGAAGTCAGCTGCACTAACTACATCATAAG CGAAACGGAGGCCAGATTTCTCCTGCAGAAAATCAACAGTCATGCCTTCAGACCATTACCACAGACAAATCCCTGCCACTCATCAGCTGCACAGAGGCCTGACTCTCAGCGCTACAGCCCGACGGGTTTTTTAAAAAGGCAGAGGTCATCTAATAGCCAGAGTGAAGAGCCCAGTGCCAAGACTAAAAGGGGGTATAAACGAGACATAATTTCTGTGGCATGTGCCTCCTCCCGAGGTGACAGCTCACCTGTACCCATGGGAGACAACCTCGCTCTCTTCACCCCTCCTTACAGCCCAGCCTCCTCCAACTCCCCTCTACAGACGGAGGAGCTCAGCCCTGACTTACTGATGGATGTGCATGACTACACAGATCAGCTGCTGTCCTCCCCAGAGGGCTCTCCCTCCTATTACTCTTACCCTGAAGCGGGGCCCACCTGTCACCAGTCGCCCCCTGAGTCCCTCCCTGCAGCCACCGAGCCAGCCTTTGACCATGGAGCCATCAGCATGACCAGTGCCTGCTCTCCAGATCCCTCCTTATCTCCAACCTGTAATTTCCAGGCTTCTACAGCTGATGCTCGATTAGTTCCAGACTCCCTGTCTGTGTCAGACCTGTGTGAAAGCCCTGCAGATTGCACCCTGCATCAAGATGACCTCAGCCTTCTAGAGCAGCCACAAGGTGGCAGCTCTTTCCAATTGAATCCCATTTTATCCTTACACTCCAGCCTTCTTACCCCCAACCCATCTCCCACAACCCAGGGATCCTTCCAGTACAACGAGACGGAGCAGGTGGAGATCAGCATCCTGGCTCAGCAGATCTCCTCCTTGGCCAGCAGCTTTGACATGTACCGCAACATGAGCTCAATCCAAAATACACCCCAGTTGGCCACAGGGAGCCTGTCCTCTACTTGTGACTGGCTCCATCGCCCCGCTTTCCCCACAGTCCTTCCCATCAAGCCTGAGCTGGTCCTAGAGGATGAAGTGTTTGACAGCATCCTGAAGGACCTGGATGTGGTTGCAGGCAAAGGCAGCATGtctggctctgctgctgtttcccaCAGCTACCAGCAAGGCTTGTTGTGTGGAAGGAAC CTCACCCCGGCCAACATCGCCATGGATCCCTTCACTTTCCGGTTGGGAAGCCATGACCAAAACACTGGGTTGCATCAACTCAACCACTTATTGCACAGTAGCCTCCAGCAAG ATGGGCTTGTTGAAGAAAACCTGTACTGA